The following proteins are co-located in the Deltaproteobacteria bacterium genome:
- a CDS encoding ATP-binding protein → MTHRYLYQHIAKHLREFRQMVFLTGPRQVGKTTLAQSFLNPIKSGLNYLNWDVASHRKWLTTQLFAGKQRLDGAEQAIAVFDEIHKYPRWKNAVKGLFDTSEPHTHWIVTGSALLNVYRRGQDSLLGRHFTYHLAPFSVAELAAAGRPVPSLAELMQRVFASPSPAATDACTTLTRFGGFPEPLFRADQSFLVRWRRTRLDRLINQDLAVTETLRHLPLVEQLMFLLPERVGSPLSLNSLREDLEVHFATVRHWMNLLERVFYGFSLRPFSQRRGRLLKKEAKWYLWDWTEINDPAIRFENLVAVHLRKYVDYLNDLGLGELTLHYVRDKEKREVDFLLCERNRPQLLLECKRTDTTVSRSLVPLARLLGVRRALQLVERGATMRERTEEGVRIQVCPAAAVLECLV, encoded by the coding sequence GTGACTCATCGCTATCTTTATCAGCATATTGCCAAACATCTTCGTGAGTTCCGCCAGATGGTCTTTCTGACTGGTCCGCGGCAGGTGGGAAAGACGACATTGGCACAATCGTTTCTCAACCCCATAAAATCCGGCCTTAACTATCTGAACTGGGATGTGGCCTCGCACCGCAAGTGGCTCACGACCCAACTGTTTGCGGGCAAGCAACGATTGGACGGTGCGGAACAAGCGATTGCCGTCTTTGATGAGATCCACAAATACCCCCGTTGGAAAAATGCGGTAAAGGGCTTGTTCGATACGTCCGAACCACACACGCACTGGATTGTCACCGGGAGCGCGCTGCTCAATGTGTACCGGCGAGGCCAGGATTCGCTGCTGGGACGTCACTTCACGTATCATTTGGCCCCATTTTCAGTGGCCGAACTGGCTGCGGCCGGACGGCCGGTGCCATCTCTTGCGGAACTCATGCAACGGGTGTTTGCGTCGCCATCGCCGGCGGCAACAGACGCGTGCACTACGCTCACACGGTTCGGCGGCTTCCCGGAACCACTGTTTCGCGCCGATCAATCATTTTTAGTGCGCTGGCGACGGACTCGCCTCGATCGCCTCATTAATCAGGATCTGGCGGTCACGGAGACGTTGCGCCATCTGCCGTTGGTCGAGCAACTCATGTTTCTCCTGCCGGAGCGGGTGGGGAGCCCGTTATCGCTCAATAGTCTGCGTGAAGACTTGGAAGTTCACTTCGCCACTGTCCGCCACTGGATGAATCTGTTGGAGCGGGTTTTTTACGGATTCTCGCTGCGCCCGTTCAGCCAACGACGGGGACGACTGCTGAAGAAAGAAGCGAAGTGGTACCTTTGGGATTGGACTGAAATCAACGATCCGGCGATCCGTTTCGAGAATCTCGTAGCCGTGCATTTGCGCAAATATGTCGATTATCTCAATGACCTAGGGCTTGGTGAATTAACGCTGCATTATGTTCGCGATAAGGAGAAGCGAGAAGTCGATTTTCTGCTCTGCGAACGCAATCGGCCGCAGTTGCTGCTGGAATGCAAACGGACCGATACCACGGTGTCCCGCAGTCTCGTGCCGCTGGCCCGCTTACTGGGAGTGCGGCGTGCCCTGCAGTTAGTGGAGCGTGGAGCGACCATGCGGGAGCGGACTGAGGAGGGCGTTCGTATCCAAGTCTGCCCCGCCGCAGCGGTATTGGAGTGTCTTGTTTAA
- a CDS encoding glutamyl-tRNA reductase, whose product MILCWGVNHTVADTAQREALALTVAQRQSWLQGAVAAGLREHVLLATCNRTELYTVLPDDAEPSCLDNFVRTQCARSHAVLTARGYRHQDEAAVRHLFSVAASLDSMIVGEAQILGQVKSAFAEALAAGTVGSVTHGLFAKAFQVAKQVRERTGIGRHPISVASVGVALAQQVFGQLQDCTGLIIGAGEMGELTARHFRKAGVGRLLIVNRTFERAAVLAAEVGGEACPVGSFETALGAADIIICSASGDVPLLDAAQLERVRQQRGGRPQFVIDIAFPRGVDEAVANLPQVYLYTLDDLQRVAAANANERQHVVRDAEAIVARAAAQYWANQRPNASQAAIASLHQKWESIRQEEVARSLGRFGSPNGAVATAMEACTKALIAKLLRDPILHLKGEGADATSVPPTPDAPPAEAHHWLRRLFRLGSPDA is encoded by the coding sequence ATGATCCTCTGTTGGGGTGTGAACCATACGGTAGCCGACACGGCGCAACGCGAGGCGTTGGCGCTGACGGTCGCGCAACGTCAGTCGTGGTTGCAGGGCGCGGTTGCGGCAGGGTTGCGGGAGCATGTGTTGCTTGCGACCTGCAATCGCACCGAACTCTACACGGTCCTCCCTGATGATGCGGAACCGTCGTGTTTGGACAATTTTGTGCGGACGCAGTGTGCGCGCAGTCACGCGGTATTGACCGCGCGCGGCTATCGCCATCAAGATGAAGCGGCCGTGCGACACTTGTTTAGTGTCGCGGCCAGTCTCGACTCCATGATCGTCGGCGAGGCGCAGATCCTCGGGCAAGTGAAGAGTGCGTTTGCGGAGGCGCTGGCCGCGGGCACGGTCGGCTCGGTCACGCATGGTTTGTTCGCGAAGGCGTTCCAAGTCGCGAAGCAGGTGCGGGAGCGCACCGGGATTGGGCGCCATCCCATTTCGGTGGCGTCGGTCGGCGTGGCATTGGCGCAGCAAGTCTTCGGTCAATTGCAAGACTGCACCGGATTGATCATCGGCGCCGGTGAAATGGGTGAACTGACGGCGCGCCATTTCCGCAAGGCGGGCGTCGGGCGTCTGCTGATCGTCAACCGGACCTTCGAGCGTGCCGCGGTGTTAGCGGCGGAGGTGGGCGGGGAGGCGTGTCCGGTCGGATCGTTCGAGACGGCGCTGGGCGCGGCCGATATCATCATTTGTAGTGCGAGTGGCGATGTCCCCTTGCTCGATGCCGCGCAGCTGGAGCGCGTCCGGCAACAACGAGGCGGACGGCCGCAATTCGTGATCGACATCGCGTTTCCGCGTGGCGTGGACGAAGCGGTCGCAAATTTGCCGCAAGTCTATTTGTACACGCTCGACGATCTCCAACGGGTGGCCGCAGCGAATGCCAACGAACGCCAACACGTCGTGCGCGATGCGGAAGCGATCGTCGCCCGTGCCGCCGCGCAGTATTGGGCGAATCAACGGCCGAATGCCTCGCAGGCCGCGATCGCGTCGCTGCATCAGAAATGGGAATCGATCCGCCAAGAAGAAGTCGCGCGCAGCCTTGGCCGGTTCGGCTCTCCGAACGGGGCAGTGGCCACCGCGATGGAGGCCTGCACCAAAGCGCTCATTGCTAAACTGCTGCGTGACCCCATCCTGCACCTCAAAGGGGAGGGCGCGGACGCGACATCTGTCCCGCCGACCCCCGATGCCCCACCCGCCGAGGCCCACCACTGGCTCCGCCGCCTGTTTCGATTAGGCAGTCCCGACGCGTAA
- the ccsA gene encoding cytochrome c biogenesis protein CcsA produces MPLICIIPTLCLYGAAALLALSLRRHPDHAGVRYAGRCFLLGFLLHTVYLPVAIWREGAASIGRHRGGLLLLVWVLAGLTVWLTRRARWQGLAPLLYAVVAALALPTLLGGRSDSASWISAAWPLIPVHVAGAIVAVGIFLVSGLVGSCYVWQDRALKMRRPTPQLLRFPSLPSVERAITRLMLLGFIALTLTVGTGVILGGSAPSWLGSRSHGLLSLLGWVLYGFLLQSRVRRWQPGRRWVFFALLGLAVLLLSFVEIHGV; encoded by the coding sequence GCTTTGTCTCTACGGCGCAGCAGCGTTGCTCGCATTGAGTCTCCGCCGTCACCCGGATCACGCCGGTGTCCGCTACGCCGGCCGTTGTTTCCTGCTGGGGTTTTTGTTGCACACCGTTTATCTGCCGGTCGCGATCTGGCGCGAAGGGGCGGCCTCGATCGGGCGCCATCGCGGTGGACTCTTACTCCTGGTCTGGGTGTTGGCGGGCCTGACGGTCTGGCTGACGCGCCGCGCTCGCTGGCAGGGTCTCGCGCCGCTGCTGTATGCCGTGGTCGCGGCTCTGGCCCTCCCGACCTTGCTCGGCGGCCGCAGCGACAGTGCCAGTTGGATCTCTGCCGCGTGGCCGCTGATCCCCGTGCATGTCGCCGGTGCGATTGTCGCGGTCGGGATCTTTCTGGTGAGCGGTCTAGTCGGCAGCTGTTACGTCTGGCAAGACCGCGCGCTCAAGATGCGCCGGCCGACGCCGCAGCTGTTGCGCTTTCCGTCCCTCCCGAGCGTCGAACGCGCGATCACGCGGCTGATGCTGCTCGGTTTCATCGCGCTCACGCTTACCGTCGGGACCGGCGTCATCTTAGGTGGGAGTGCGCCGTCGTGGCTGGGGTCCCGCAGTCATGGACTCCTCTCGCTGTTGGGATGGGTCTTGTACGGATTTCTGTTGCAGAGCCGCGTGCGTCGTTGGCAACCGGGTCGCCGTTGGGTCTTTTTTGCGTTGCTCGGGTTGGCCGTGTTGTTGTTGTCGTTTGTGGAAATACACGGGGTGTAA